The following are encoded in a window of Candidatus Hydrogenedentota bacterium genomic DNA:
- a CDS encoding PIG-L family deacetylase, translating into MLRMALDRDPDAPLSILCLGAHSDDIEIGCGGAMLQLLHARRNVSVHWAVFAASGARAREAERSAKHFLRRATSATVFLKQFRDGFFPYTGEAIKEEFENLKAIVAPDLIFTHYRDDRHQDHRLIHELTWNTWRDHFILEYEVPKYDGDFGVPNFFVPLSAATVRRKVAALMRHFPTQSGKHWFDEELFRGVLRLRGMECNSPSRYAEAFHARKLTAR; encoded by the coding sequence ATGCTCCGGATGGCCCTGGACCGCGACCCCGACGCGCCCCTTTCCATTCTGTGCCTCGGCGCGCACAGCGACGACATCGAAATCGGTTGCGGCGGCGCCATGCTCCAATTGCTCCATGCCCGGCGCAACGTGAGCGTGCACTGGGCCGTGTTCGCGGCATCCGGCGCGCGCGCGCGAGAAGCCGAACGCAGCGCCAAGCACTTCCTGCGCCGCGCGACATCGGCCACCGTCTTTCTCAAGCAGTTTCGGGACGGTTTCTTCCCGTACACGGGCGAAGCGATCAAGGAGGAATTCGAAAACCTCAAGGCAATCGTCGCGCCGGACCTCATCTTCACCCACTATCGCGACGACCGGCATCAGGACCACCGGCTCATTCACGAACTCACCTGGAACACGTGGCGCGACCATTTCATACTCGAATACGAAGTCCCGAAATACGACGGCGACTTCGGCGTGCCCAACTTCTTCGTGCCGCTGAGCGCCGCGACCGTGCGGCGCAAAGTCGCCGCGCTCATGCGCCATTTCCCGACCCAAAGCGGCAAGCATTGGTTCGACGAAGAATTGTTCCGCGGCGTTCTGCGCCTCCGCGGCATGGAATGCAACTCGCCCTCCCGCTACGCCGAAGCCTTTCACGCCCGCAAACTCACCGCCCGCTGA